The Apium graveolens cultivar Ventura chromosome 11, ASM990537v1, whole genome shotgun sequence genome has a window encoding:
- the LOC141696507 gene encoding 14 kDa proline-rich protein DC2.15-like — MFFMTQVSSAANIPLLLPPPAPAACPKNALKLSVVCANVLGIPVRQVGGMVAPQGKPCCKFIEGLVDIEVAVCFCTAIKANAFGAKLSLPVSLVMLINHCQKQLPPGFRCET, encoded by the coding sequence ATGTTCTTCATGACACAAGTTAGTAGTGCAGCTAATATTCCATTGCTGCTACCACCACCTGCACCTGCAGCCTGTCCGAAAAATGCACTGAAACTGAGTGTTGTCTGTGCTAATGTGCTTGGCATCCCGGTAAGGCAGGTAGGCGGAATGGTTGCTCCACAAGGGAAGCCATGCTGCAAATTCATTGAAGGCCTAGTCGATATCGAGGTTGCAGTTTGTTTTTGCACTGCAATCAAAGCCAATGCATTTGGTGCTAAACTTAGCCTTCCTGTTTCCTTGGTTATGTTGATCAATCACTGCCAAAAGCAACTTCCCCCAGGATTTCGATGTGAAACTTAA
- the LOC141698151 gene encoding aquaporin NIP1-1-like: MADFSHSSSSHGVVAVSISDAEMHKLSDDHPDDNCFVTLPFIQKVIAEFLGTFFLIFVGDCAVTVNLAKGVVTLPGVAIVWGLAVTVMVYTIGHISGAHINPAVTLAFASVNRFPWKEVPAYIAAQILGGTLASGTLRLLFQGAEDKFPGTLPSGTNMQSLVLEFIITFYLMFVISGVATDSRAVGELAGLAIGATVLLNVMIAGPITGASMNPARSLGPVLVSSRYDSIWIYILGPILGAVAGAWAYNIIRFTNRPLREIAKTASVFKKSGSK, encoded by the exons ATGGCAGATTTTTCACACAGTAGCAGTAGCCATGGAGTTGTTGCTGTCTCTATAAGCGACGCAGAAATGCATAAACTCAGCGATGATCACCCGGATGACAACTGCTTCGTAACGTTGCCTTTTATACAGAAG GTAATTGCAGAGTTTCTGGGAACATTTTTTCTGATATTTGTGGGGGATTGCGCGGTGACAGTTAATTTGGCTAAAGGGGTGGTTACACTTCCCGGAGTTGCTATAGTATGGGGACTGGCTGTAACAGTGATGGTGTACACAATTGGACATATTTCCGGTGCTCATATTAACCCTGCTGTCACCCTTGCATTTGCCTCTGTCAACAGATTTCCATGGAAAGAG GTACCAGCTTATATAGCAGCTCAGATTCTCGGGGGAACATTGGCTAGCGGAACGCTTCGATTGTTATTTCAGGGAGCAGAAGACAAGTTTCCAGGAACACTTCCATCAGGCACAAACATGCAATCTTTGGTGTTGGAGTTCATAATCACATTTTATCTCATGTTTGTTATCTCTGGTGTTGCAACTGATAGCCGAGCT GTTGGGGAACTTGCTGGGCTTGCTATTGGAGCTACCGTGTTGCTAAATGTGATGATTGCAGG GCCCATAACTGGGGCATCAATGAATCCAGCAAGGAGTTTAGGCCCAGTACTCGTGTCGAGCCGTTACGATAGTATTTGGATATACATATTGGGCCCAATATTGGGGGCTGTAGCTGGGGCTTGGGCCTACAATATCATCAGATTCACTAACAGGCCTCTCCGTGAAATTGCGAAGACAGCTTCTGTCTTCAAAAAATCAGGCAGCAAGTGA